A stretch of Labrus mixtus chromosome 7, fLabMix1.1, whole genome shotgun sequence DNA encodes these proteins:
- the il17rd gene encoding interleukin-17 receptor D has translation MAAPRTFLLSLSSLLMFLYFSCGSTTSGNKRANQERCGYKVQSGADGGRRFAVTLRADNCSLNYPLGKHVIHEVTNVSFSHLACEDQAAVVVHWSASPLGIEHIKGFRVYLEDKNPEGKQCQHLILKDPRQLNFSYRITKLSSQPFSGLNFDTDYMVRVVPFPTLMNESFFPPSFLRTNSCEVLLGSDNLVCKPFWKPKTLNVSQLGSNLHVAFDQAPPSFGFHFYYLYYKLRQDGPFRLQRCKPDLNQLRTTCILQDVTPGTYTIELRDDGNTSRRQSQYHVSQVHSPWAGPIRAMAITVPLVIMSAFATLFTVMCRKKQQENIYSQLDEESSESSNQSAALNPERPWPRPKVFICYSNRDCPKHTSVIQSFAYFLQDFCSCEVVLDLWEHLEMCKEGQMSWLSRQLDEANFIITICSKGLRYYMEKKSRRGKTPVSRRNNSSSSSSSPIGGSGNDLFIVGVAMIAEKLRLAKKSEGDGAQELNRFMTVYFDYSTENDIPTILSLAPRFKLMDQLPQLFSRLHSSQSSLSDRDSQPLNVSRRNYFRSKSGRSLYVSICNMHQHISQNPDWFEKQLAPSGDSSSSSSSKPLPLPADPAPTPPPKPHCSSCSSQHEQKFDSGLVLNEVVVRTPTLEGGTGEPRRNVLLLAPGSAHSLDPGCSHSPIPSPGPCPSPGLPHCSLSMLGPTSRSSSGISGLLPEESSSSSSAPSILQEEACPILSQAEIGCPSSPEVPPPRDSGIYDSSVPSSELSIPLMEGLSHDLAESSSLAESESSSSGLGDEEPPAVSSLRCSAATVCKAQLHHHDHLKHSEGLAPVALS, from the exons GTGCAGTCTGGTGCAGATGGAGGTCGCAGGTTCGCCGTCACCCTCCGGGCTGACA ATTGTTCTCTAAACTACCCGTTGGGGAAACATGTGATCCATGAGGTCACCAACGTCTCCTTCAGTCATCTCGCCTGCGAGGATCAGGCCGCCGTGGTCGTCCACTGGTCCGCCAGCCCTCTag gaatcGAGCACATTAAAGGGTTCAGAGTTTATCTGGAGGACAAAAACCCAGAAGGGAAACAGTGTCAACATCTGATCCTCAAAGACCCCCGACAGCTCAACTTCTCCTACAGGATCACG AAGCTGAGCAGTCAGCCGTTCAGCGGTTTAAACTTCGACACCGACTACATGGTCCGAGTTGTTCCGTTCCCGACTCTGATGAACGAAAGCTTCTTCCCGCCGTCGTTCCTCAGAACCAACT CGTGTGAAGTCCTCCTGGGATCCGACAACCTGGTCTGCAAACCCT TCTGGAAGCCAAAGACCCTGAACGTGTCTCAGCTGGGATCAAACCTGCACGTGGCGTTCGATCAGGCTCCGCCCTCCTTCGGCTTTCACTTCTACTACCTGTACTACAAACTGAGACAGGACGGACCCTTCAGACTGCAGCGCTGCAAACCC GACCTGAACCAGCTCAGAACTACATGCATCCTCCAGGACGTCACTCCAGGGACCTACACTATAGAG TTAAGAGACGACGGCAACACGAGCAGGAGGCAGAGTCAGTACCACGTGAGCCAGG TCCACTCCCCCTGGGCGGGGCCGATCAGAGCCATGGCCATCACGGTGCCTCTGGTCATCATGTCCGCCTTTGCCACTCTGTTCACGGTCATGTGCCGCAAGAAACAGCAAG aaaacatctacagtcagctGGATGAGGAGAGCAGCGAGTCGTCCAATCAAAGTGCAGCACTGAACCCGGAGCGGCCGTGGCCCCGCCCCAAAGTCTTCATCTGTTACTCGAACAGAGACTGTCCCAAACACACCAGCGTCATCCAGAGCTTCGCTTACTTCCTGCAGGACTTCTGCAGCTGTGAG GTGGTGTTGGACCTGTGGGAACACCTGGAGATGTGCAAAGAGGGTCAGATGTCCTGGCTCAGCAGACAGCTGGATGAAGCaaacttcatcatcaccatctgcTCCAAAGGACTACG ATACTACATGGAGAAAAAGAGCCGCAGAGGAAAGACACCAGTGAGTCGTCGtaataacagcagcagcagcagcagctcaccgATTGGTGGATCGGGCAATGATCTGTTCATTGTGGGCGTGGCCATGATTGCTGAGAAACTGCGTCTGGCAAAGAAGAGCGAGGGTGACGGAGCTCAGGAGCTGAACCGCTTCATGACGGTTTACTTCGACTACTCAACGGAGAACGACATCCCCACCATACTGAGTCTGGCTCCCAG GTTTAAGTTGATGGACCAGCTCCCGCAGCTCTTCAGCCGGCTTCACTCCAGTCAGTCCAGTCTGTCAGATCGTGACTCTCAGCCTCTCAACGTCTCCAGGAGGAACTACTTCAGGAGTAAGTCTGGACGCTCGCTCTACGTCTCCATCTGCAACATGCACCAGCACATCAGCCAGAACCCCGACTGGTTCGAGAAGCAGCTGGCTCCTTCGGGAgactcctcatcctcctcctcgtctaAACCCCTTCCTCTCCCCGCTGACCCGGCTCCGACTCCTCCCCCGAAGCCtcactgctcctcctgctcttctcaGCACGAGCAGAAGTTTGACTCCGGCCTGGTGCTCAACGAGGTGGTGGTGAGGACGCCGACGCTCGAAGGAGGAACGGGAGAGCCAAGGAGGAATGTGCTCCTGCTGGCTCCTGGTTCTGCTCACAGTCTTGACCCGGGCTGCAGCCACAGTCCAATTCCAAGTCCTGGTCCCTGTCCAAGTCCAGGTCTGCCACATTGCTCTCTGTCCATGCTGGGACCCACTTCAAG GTCCTCTTCTGGGATATCTGGATTGTTACCTGAagaatcctcctcctcctcctctgctccctccatcctccaggAGGAGGCTTGTCCCATCCTCTCCCAGGCAGAAATAGGCTGCCCTTCCTCTCCAGAAGTCCCGCCTCCTCGGGATTCAGGCATCTATGATTCGTCCGTCCCCTCTTCGGAGCTTTCCATTCCCCTGATGGAGGGACTGTCACATGACCTGGCTGAATCCTCCTCCCTGGCTGAGAGTGAATCCTCTTCGTCTGGGCTGG GGGACGAGGAGCCGCCTGCCGTCTCGTCTCTCCGCTGCAGCGCCGCCACGGTCTGTAAAGCTCAGCTGCACCACCACGACCATCTGAAGCACAGTGAGGGACTAGCACCTGTGGCATTATCGTAG